From a single Verrucomicrobiota bacterium genomic region:
- a CDS encoding mechanosensitive ion channel family protein, protein MGSAGDSPALVGDSPTRSAERHHSERPPLLSASAAVIPSASRRKWTTWVRACRSGACSHNCRDMNRRLMSILRLWTGLLVLMFSGTLWTNVQAAAVAATNQPAASAIDSGAAAKAAQGEPWRLSFGLDGVGFLQSEFPKGIQLWLYPASLLYALLALAAAKFLDFLARSFLKRWSERSKTKFDEVAVTLVDGPIKVIAFVILLHVGLEMLPWPQWIEDYLGKVLTIAVALSLTYMATKFVDLFMTYWRTRSAADADKSFDEHLFPIIRKSLKIFLVVVAALVTAQNMGVNITSLIASLSIGGLALGLAAQDTLANVFGAVSVLVDKPFKVGDRIKLDTIDGTVEAIGLRSTRIRNLDGFLVTVPNKTIGGATITNVSRRSTIKTEMNIGVTYDTPTERLKHATDIIKEIYKSHPMTADLIVSFNRFADSALNIIVAHWWNGTDHKAYLEGMQSLNLQLKKRFDEEGIEFAFPSQTVYLKSDSDLRTTPPTASAV, encoded by the coding sequence ATGGGTAGTGCGGGCGACTCGCCCGCCCTGGTCGGCGACTCGCCGACCCGAAGTGCGGAACGCCACCACTCGGAAAGGCCGCCATTATTGTCTGCAAGCGCCGCGGTCATTCCGTCGGCGAGTCGCCGGAAGTGGACGACTTGGGTTCGAGCTTGTCGATCCGGCGCGTGCTCTCATAATTGCCGAGATATGAATCGGCGATTGATGAGTATTCTCAGGCTCTGGACCGGCCTGCTTGTGCTGATGTTCTCAGGGACCCTCTGGACGAACGTTCAAGCTGCGGCCGTCGCTGCCACAAACCAACCGGCAGCCTCAGCCATCGATTCGGGAGCGGCGGCCAAAGCGGCCCAAGGCGAGCCGTGGCGGCTGAGCTTCGGATTGGACGGCGTCGGCTTTCTGCAATCGGAGTTTCCGAAAGGCATCCAGCTTTGGCTTTATCCCGCCTCGCTGCTTTACGCTCTGCTCGCGCTGGCGGCGGCGAAGTTTCTGGATTTCCTGGCGCGCAGCTTTCTGAAGCGATGGTCGGAGCGGTCGAAGACAAAGTTCGACGAAGTCGCCGTGACGTTGGTCGATGGCCCGATTAAAGTGATCGCGTTCGTGATCTTGCTCCACGTCGGTCTCGAAATGTTGCCCTGGCCCCAGTGGATCGAAGACTACCTCGGCAAAGTCCTGACTATCGCGGTCGCGCTCTCGCTCACCTACATGGCCACCAAATTCGTGGACCTCTTCATGACCTATTGGCGAACGAGAAGCGCGGCGGACGCGGACAAATCCTTCGACGAACATCTTTTCCCCATCATCCGCAAGTCGCTGAAGATCTTCCTCGTGGTTGTGGCGGCGCTCGTGACGGCGCAAAACATGGGCGTGAACATCACCAGTTTGATCGCGTCGCTTTCCATCGGAGGCCTGGCCTTGGGCTTGGCGGCTCAGGACACGCTCGCGAACGTCTTCGGCGCTGTCTCCGTGCTCGTGGACAAACCGTTCAAAGTCGGGGACCGCATCAAGCTCGACACGATCGACGGTACGGTTGAAGCGATTGGTTTGCGCAGCACGCGGATACGGAATCTCGACGGCTTTTTGGTGACCGTGCCGAACAAGACGATCGGCGGCGCAACCATCACCAACGTCTCCCGCCGATCGACCATCAAGACCGAGATGAACATCGGGGTGACCTACGACACGCCGACCGAGAGATTGAAGCACGCCACCGACATTATCAAAGAAATCTACAAGAGCCATCCGATGACGGCCGATCTGATCGTCAGTTTCAACCGATTCGCCGACAGCGCGCTGAACATCATTGTGGCCCACTGGTGGAATGGCACCGACCACAAAGCGTATCTGGAGGGCATGCAGTCTCTAAACCTGCAGTTGAAGAAGCGCTTTGACGAGGAAGGCATCGAGTTCGCGTTCCCGTCGCAGACCGTCTATTTGAAATCCGATTCGGACCTGCGGACAACTCCGCCGACAGCGTCAGCAGTGTAA